In Periplaneta americana isolate PAMFEO1 chromosome 3, P.americana_PAMFEO1_priV1, whole genome shotgun sequence, the following are encoded in one genomic region:
- the LOC138695768 gene encoding myb/SANT-like DNA-binding domain-containing protein 3, with amino-acid sequence MKQTKNVRGPNFSDNDRALLLNIIESFMHIIENKKTDSVWVKQKEEAWKKIASEFNEATYEVARTPQQLKIAYENYKRRTKKLAADDKAELYKTGGGTFKRKLDADGERLISRLNSHFAPVNNSCDSDGQYQVFQVTEQDCNILEDSHETLFDGAVSIVHPARLHSTSGHDVNGDKYGDEASSIPPSPSSANQQDSLSAGRHLSSEITPINPLTGSRSGIIRPRSRSQRSRLEDYTSSKTDFNELRCRLLIEKHEMEMEILKTNLQVAQVELEIKRAILAKENK; translated from the exons atgaagcaaacaaaaaacgTAAGGGGGCCCAATTTTTCTGACAATGATAGAGCCCTCTTATTGAACATCATAGAGAGCTTTATGCATATCATTGAAAATAAGAAGACAGATAGTGTTTGGGTGAAGCAGAAAGAGGAGGCCTGGAAGAAAATTGCTTCAGAATTTAATGAAGCTACATATGAGGTCGCAAGAACACCCCAGCAATTAAAGATTGCATATGAAAACTACAAAAGGAGAACCAAGAAACTTGCAGCTGACGATAAG GCAGAGCTCTACAAAACTGGTGGAGGAACTTTTAAAAGGAAGCTAGATGCAGATGGCGAAAGACTAATATCCAGGCTGAATTCCCATTTTGCACCTGTGAATAATTCTTGTGACAGTGATGGCCAGTACCAAGTTTTTCAAGTAACAGAACAGGATTGCAATATACTGGAG GATAGCCATGAAACTTTATTTGATGGAGCTGTGTCTATAGTGCACCCTGCTCGTTTGCATTCAACTTCTGGTCATGATGTCAATGGGGACAAATATGGAGATGAGGCCTCATCTATTCCGCCGTCCCCGTCTTCTGCAAATCAACAAGATTCATTGTCAGCAGGTCGTCATCTGTCATCAGAAATTACACCAATAAACCCACTGACAGGAAGCAGGAGTGGAATAATTAGGCCCAGATCAAGATCACAAAGAAGCAGGCTGGAAGACTATACGTCCAGTAAAACTGATTTTAATGAATTAAGGTGTCGACTTCTGATCGAAAAACAtgaaatggaaatggaaatttTAAAAACTAATCTACAAGTGGCCCAAGTAGAGTTAGAGATTAAAAGGGCAATTCTagccaaagaaaataaataa